From one Streptomyces sp. R41 genomic stretch:
- a CDS encoding sigma-70 family RNA polymerase sigma factor yields the protein MDSTATDRFDTNRFEASRNRLASLAYRLLGSAADAEDAVQDAFLHWQATDRQWIKVPEAWLTKVVTNLCLDRLRSAQARRERTVGAWLPEPLLDGDPMLGPADTFEQRESVSLAVLTLMERLSPLERAVYVLREAFSHSHAEIAEILDITESASQQHLHRARHRITAARPSGGEVDPASARRIVEEFLAAASSGRTERLVALLTDDATAIADSNAAGPAKTLLRYDTPQRIAAIARAGFKPTPAKRRLAGGMPAIHYALVNGAPAILFVIGDQVIGAVTFDITGGRIATVRGIATPTRLARLTETWRQHGPDTPLVTQW from the coding sequence GTGGACAGCACCGCCACTGATCGCTTCGACACCAACCGGTTCGAGGCCAGCCGGAACCGGCTGGCCTCGCTGGCGTACCGGCTGCTGGGCTCCGCCGCCGACGCCGAAGACGCCGTGCAGGACGCGTTCCTGCACTGGCAGGCCACCGACCGGCAGTGGATCAAGGTGCCGGAAGCATGGCTGACCAAGGTCGTCACCAACCTGTGCCTCGACCGGCTCCGCTCGGCACAGGCCCGCCGCGAACGCACCGTCGGCGCCTGGCTGCCCGAACCGCTCCTGGACGGCGACCCGATGCTCGGCCCGGCCGACACGTTCGAGCAGCGCGAATCGGTCTCCCTGGCCGTGCTGACGCTCATGGAACGCCTGTCACCCCTCGAGCGGGCCGTCTACGTCCTGCGCGAAGCGTTCTCCCACAGCCACGCCGAGATCGCCGAAATCCTCGACATCACCGAATCCGCAAGCCAGCAGCACCTCCACCGGGCCCGGCACCGCATCACCGCCGCGCGCCCTAGCGGCGGCGAAGTCGACCCGGCATCCGCCCGCAGGATCGTCGAGGAATTCCTCGCCGCTGCCTCCTCGGGCCGCACCGAACGTCTGGTGGCTCTGCTCACCGACGACGCGACCGCGATCGCCGACTCCAACGCCGCCGGCCCGGCCAAGACGCTGCTGCGGTACGACACTCCGCAGCGCATCGCCGCCATCGCACGGGCCGGTTTCAAACCCACACCCGCGAAACGGAGACTTGCCGGCGGCATGCCCGCCATCCACTACGCGCTCGTCAACGGCGCCCCCGCCATTCTCTTCGTGATCGGCGACCAGGTCATCGGCGCCGTGACATTCGACATTACAGGCGGCAGGATCGCAACCGTGCGCGGCATCGCCACCCCCACCCGCCTCGCCCGCCTCACCGAAACCTGGCGGCAGCACGGACCGGACACACCGCTCGTCACCCAGTGGTGA
- a CDS encoding NAD(P)/FAD-dependent oxidoreductase — protein sequence MKHRIVVLGAGYAGAYVAGTLARRLSPADTEITVINAEPDFVQRLRLHQLASGQEIKAPQLADVFAGTGIRLRLARVTAVDPERQVVAVADAEGGGELGYDTLLYALGSHVADHGVPGVAEHAFHVTSRPAALRLRERLDSLSRRDEDGSVLVVGDGLTGIETATEIAESRPGLSVALVARGELGAPLSAGARGHLRRACDRLGVTVLEHISVEAVEATRVLCADGIALASDTTVWTAGFAVSPIASASGLEVTENGRIVVDRTMRSVSHPNVYAAGDSAYAIGDNGRPLPMSCASAGYTGMQATAAIVGRLTGRKIPNTKLEYLGNHISLGRRDGILQIVDNEAQAKPKYVGGRKAARIKAGILKMSLWTTSHPTFGLPKLKRHLAAVPDAAAERTVA from the coding sequence ATGAAGCACCGCATCGTCGTCCTCGGCGCCGGCTATGCCGGGGCCTACGTGGCCGGGACCCTGGCCCGTCGGCTGTCCCCGGCGGACACCGAGATCACCGTGATCAACGCCGAGCCGGACTTCGTCCAGCGGCTGCGGCTGCACCAGCTCGCGTCCGGCCAGGAGATCAAGGCTCCACAGCTCGCCGACGTCTTTGCGGGCACGGGGATACGGCTTCGCTTGGCCCGTGTCACCGCCGTCGACCCCGAGCGGCAGGTCGTCGCCGTGGCCGACGCCGAAGGCGGCGGCGAGCTCGGCTACGACACCCTCCTCTACGCGCTCGGCAGCCACGTCGCCGACCACGGCGTCCCCGGCGTGGCCGAGCACGCCTTCCACGTCACCAGTCGTCCGGCGGCGCTGCGCCTGCGCGAGCGCCTGGACAGCCTGAGTAGGCGGGACGAGGACGGGAGTGTGCTGGTCGTCGGCGACGGGTTGACCGGCATCGAGACCGCCACCGAGATCGCCGAATCCCGGCCCGGCCTGTCGGTGGCGCTGGTCGCCCGCGGCGAGCTGGGCGCCCCGCTCTCCGCCGGAGCCCGCGGCCACCTGCGCCGGGCCTGCGACCGGCTGGGCGTCACCGTCCTGGAGCACATCAGCGTCGAAGCCGTCGAAGCGACGCGGGTGCTGTGCGCCGACGGCATCGCCCTGGCATCCGATACAACCGTGTGGACGGCCGGGTTCGCGGTCAGCCCCATCGCCTCCGCCAGCGGGCTGGAGGTCACCGAGAACGGTCGGATCGTCGTCGATCGCACCATGCGGTCGGTCTCGCACCCGAACGTCTACGCCGCTGGCGACAGTGCCTACGCCATCGGCGACAACGGCCGGCCGCTGCCGATGTCCTGCGCTTCGGCCGGCTACACCGGCATGCAGGCCACGGCCGCGATCGTGGGACGCCTGACCGGCCGCAAGATCCCGAACACCAAGCTGGAGTACCTGGGCAACCACATCAGCCTCGGGCGGCGGGACGGGATCCTGCAGATCGTCGACAACGAAGCGCAAGCAAAGCCGAAGTATGTGGGCGGCCGCAAGGCCGCGCGGATCAAGGCGGGCATCCTCAAGATGTCACTGTGGACCACCTCGCACCCGACCTTCGGCCTGCCCAAGCTCAAGCGCCACCTGGCCGCCGTACCGGATGCGGCAGCCGAGAGGACGGTCGCGTAG
- the istB gene encoding IS21-like element helper ATPase IstB: MTAKRNRGLTEQAADTAVDQACRMLRLPTIRTQYPELAEAALRDQMTYRGFLAELLLSECDDRARRRSERRIKAAGFPREKSIRQFDFDANPVIDAAAIHTLAKCDWVKKGLPLCLIGDSGTGKSHLLIALGTEAAMHEYRVKYVLATKLVNELVEAADEKLLAKTIARYGRVDLLCIDELGHMELDRRGAELLFQVLTEREEKNSVAIASNESFGWTKTFTDPRLCAAIVDRLTFGGNIIETGTDSYRLAATRARAAQQAAAVSAG; the protein is encoded by the coding sequence GTGACCGCCAAGCGCAACCGCGGACTGACCGAACAGGCCGCCGACACCGCCGTGGACCAGGCATGCCGGATGCTCAGGCTGCCCACCATCCGCACCCAGTACCCCGAACTGGCCGAAGCCGCCCTCCGTGACCAGATGACGTATCGCGGATTCCTGGCCGAACTGCTGCTGTCCGAATGCGACGACCGGGCACGGCGCCGCTCGGAGCGCCGGATCAAGGCGGCCGGCTTTCCGCGTGAGAAGTCGATCCGGCAGTTCGACTTCGACGCCAACCCTGTCATCGACGCGGCCGCCATCCACACCCTTGCCAAGTGCGACTGGGTCAAGAAGGGCCTGCCGCTGTGTCTGATCGGCGACAGCGGAACCGGCAAGTCACACCTGCTCATCGCGCTGGGCACCGAGGCGGCAATGCATGAGTACCGGGTGAAGTACGTGCTGGCCACCAAGCTCGTCAACGAGCTCGTGGAGGCCGCCGACGAGAAGCTGCTGGCCAAGACCATCGCCCGCTACGGCCGCGTCGACCTTCTCTGTATTGACGAACTAGGGCATATGGAGCTTGATCGTCGCGGGGCGGAGCTGCTGTTCCAGGTTTTGACGGAGCGTGAGGAAAAGAATTCTGTGGCGATCGCCTCCAACGAATCCTTTGGGTGGACCAAAACCTTTACGGATCCAAGGCTCTGCGCGGCCATCGTGGACCGGTTGACGTTCGGCGGAAACATCATCGAGACCGGCACCGACTCCTACCGTCTGGCCGCCACCCGCGCCCGCGCCGCACAGCAGGCCGCGGCGGTCTCTGCGGGCTGA